A genome region from Streptomyces sp. S4.7 includes the following:
- a CDS encoding DUF6879 family protein has protein sequence MARRLSKVGTNSGNGNCPTLYEVPGTDDYVVQGDTVTDPAELTQLHRPTERESAVVVPRELLANFGPKEPVRVAQWISPEEFGEMFTTLEHSVWGLETRRRYASDGRTRPRAGRPAPGRRFERVRLVDTVDAPDPAGSGPRARADEDLRILSRERAAELDLPEGDFWIFDSRVVALPRFGADDGTTRVELITNPVDVLRYAQAREAAWHHAVP, from the coding sequence ATGGCCCGACGACTCAGCAAGGTCGGTACGAACAGTGGAAACGGCAACTGCCCGACGCTCTACGAAGTGCCCGGGACGGACGACTACGTGGTGCAGGGCGACACCGTCACCGATCCCGCGGAGCTGACCCAGCTCCACCGTCCGACGGAGCGCGAGAGCGCGGTCGTGGTGCCCCGCGAGCTGCTCGCGAACTTCGGTCCGAAGGAGCCCGTGCGGGTGGCGCAGTGGATCTCCCCGGAGGAGTTCGGCGAGATGTTCACCACGCTGGAGCACAGCGTGTGGGGGCTGGAGACCCGCCGGCGTTACGCGAGCGACGGACGAACCCGCCCCCGCGCCGGGCGTCCGGCTCCGGGCAGGCGCTTCGAGCGCGTGCGCCTGGTCGACACCGTCGACGCCCCGGACCCCGCGGGCTCCGGCCCGCGAGCACGGGCCGACGAGGACCTCCGGATCCTGTCCCGCGAACGCGCCGCCGAACTCGACCTCCCCGAAGGGGACTTCTGGATCTTCGACTCAAGGGTGGTCGCGCTGCCGCGCTTCGGCGCCGACGACGGGACGACCCGCGTCGAACTGATCACGAACCCGGTCGACGTCCTGCGCTACGCGCAGGCCCGCGAGGCGGCCTGGCACCACGCGGTGCCGTAG
- a CDS encoding ATP-binding cassette domain-containing protein, giving the protein MSQPITPSAFLTCSALSFQWADGTPVFDGLSLSVGRGRNGLVGTNGTGKTTLMRLLAGELRPSAGSVTVGGSLAHLPQNITLDTALRVDQALGIAERRDALRAIENGDVREEHFETVGEDWDVEERAIATLGSLGLGGIDLDRTVGEISGGETVLLRLAALLLERPDVLLLDEPTNNLDLPARRRLYEAVDSWRSGVLVVISHDRELLERVDRIAELRSGSVSWYGGGWSAYQEALATEQEAAGRTLRAADADVRRQKRELEEAQIKSARRQRQDKKLNAQRKASRIVAGGLKRSAQESAGRSRVLHEERLTEARERREEAADAIRDDAEIKVSLPATAVPAGRTVLTLREVRPRYGKLREGTLDVRGPERIALVGRNGSGKTTLLRTLTGELAPLSGEAGTFVPLRFLPQRLDVLDPELSIAANVARLAPGVTDQHIRSQLARFLFKGARAAQLAGTLSGGERFRAALAAMMLAAPAPQLLMLDEPTNSLDIASVRQLTGALESYEGALLIASHDLPFLESVGITRWLVVGDELRETSRDEVRDVLEASSEMAEPPQEDTL; this is encoded by the coding sequence ATGTCTCAACCCATCACCCCCAGCGCCTTCCTGACCTGCTCCGCGCTGTCCTTCCAGTGGGCGGACGGCACGCCCGTCTTCGACGGGCTCTCCCTCAGCGTCGGGCGGGGCCGCAACGGTCTCGTCGGCACCAACGGGACCGGCAAGACCACCCTCATGCGGCTGCTGGCGGGCGAACTGCGGCCCTCCGCAGGATCGGTCACCGTCGGCGGCAGCCTCGCCCACCTGCCGCAGAACATCACCCTCGACACCGCCCTCCGTGTCGACCAGGCCCTCGGCATCGCCGAGCGCCGCGACGCGCTGCGCGCCATCGAGAACGGAGACGTACGCGAGGAGCACTTCGAGACCGTCGGCGAGGACTGGGACGTCGAGGAACGCGCGATCGCCACCCTCGGCTCACTCGGGCTCGGCGGCATCGACCTCGACCGCACCGTCGGCGAGATCTCCGGCGGCGAGACGGTCCTGCTGCGCCTGGCCGCGCTGCTCCTGGAGCGGCCCGACGTCCTGCTGCTGGACGAGCCGACGAACAACCTGGACCTGCCGGCCCGCCGCAGGCTCTACGAGGCCGTCGACTCCTGGCGCTCCGGCGTGCTGGTCGTGATCAGCCACGACCGCGAGCTGCTGGAGCGCGTCGACCGCATCGCCGAGCTGCGGTCCGGCTCGGTGAGCTGGTACGGGGGCGGCTGGTCCGCGTACCAGGAGGCGCTGGCCACCGAGCAGGAGGCGGCGGGCCGCACGCTGCGCGCCGCCGACGCCGACGTACGCCGGCAGAAGCGGGAGCTGGAGGAGGCGCAGATCAAGAGCGCCCGCCGCCAGCGCCAGGACAAGAAGCTCAACGCCCAGCGGAAGGCCTCCCGGATCGTGGCGGGCGGACTCAAACGGTCCGCGCAGGAGTCGGCGGGCAGGTCGCGGGTCCTGCACGAGGAGCGGCTGACCGAGGCACGCGAGCGCCGCGAGGAGGCGGCGGACGCGATCCGCGACGACGCCGAGATCAAGGTGAGCCTGCCCGCCACGGCCGTGCCCGCGGGCCGTACGGTCCTGACGCTGCGCGAGGTACGGCCCCGCTACGGGAAGCTGCGCGAGGGCACCCTCGACGTACGCGGGCCGGAACGGATCGCCCTCGTCGGACGCAACGGGTCCGGCAAGACGACCCTGCTGCGCACGCTGACCGGAGAGCTGGCGCCGCTGTCCGGCGAGGCCGGGACCTTCGTACCGCTGCGGTTCTTGCCGCAGCGTCTCGACGTGCTCGACCCGGAGCTGAGCATCGCGGCGAACGTCGCGCGCCTGGCGCCCGGCGTCACCGATCAGCACATCCGCTCGCAGCTCGCGCGCTTCCTCTTCAAGGGCGCACGGGCGGCGCAGCTCGCCGGCACGCTCTCGGGCGGCGAGCGGTTCCGCGCGGCCCTCGCCGCGATGATGCTCGCCGCGCCCGCCCCGCAACTGCTGATGCTGGACGAGCCGACGAACAGCCTCGACATCGCCAGCGTGCGGCAGTTGACGGGCGCGCTGGAGTCCTACGAAGGCGCGCTGCTGATCGCGAGCCACGACCTGCCGTTCCTCGAATCGGTGGGGATCACGCGCTGGCTGGTGGTCGGGGACGAACTGCGCGAGACGTCGAGGGACGAGGTGCGGGACGTGCTGGAGGCGTCGTCGGAAATGGCCGAGCCGCCGCAGGAGGACACGCTCTAA
- a CDS encoding RNA-binding S4 domain-containing protein, whose product MAAEAHVTEDQGSVRADVWIWSVRLTKTRSQAASACRAGHVRVNGERVKPAAPVKVGDEIRVRHAERERLVVLKRIVRKRVGAPVAVQCYVDNSPPPPPREFAGPVAVRERGAGRPTKRERRVLDELQGH is encoded by the coding sequence ATGGCTGCTGAAGCTCATGTCACCGAGGACCAGGGGTCGGTACGGGCGGACGTCTGGATCTGGTCCGTACGGCTGACGAAGACCCGCTCCCAGGCGGCGTCCGCCTGCCGCGCGGGCCACGTCCGCGTCAACGGGGAGCGGGTGAAACCCGCGGCTCCGGTGAAGGTGGGCGACGAGATCCGGGTCCGGCACGCGGAGCGCGAACGGCTCGTCGTGCTCAAGCGGATCGTGCGGAAGCGGGTGGGCGCGCCGGTGGCCGTGCAGTGTTACGTGGACAACAGCCCGCCGCCCCCGCCGCGCGAGTTCGCCGGTCCGGTGGCTGTTCGCGAACGGGGCGCGGGCCGTCCGACGAAGCGCGAGCGGCGCGTACTGGACGAACTCCAGGGCCACTAG
- a CDS encoding ATP-binding protein, producing MNHDCDQHMRLRLPRHPRSVGRAREALTGLMGLSGEFGETAALLLSELVTNALRHGSPPGREIVVTVRRADGLLRMEVEDAGDSVPRPRTPDPVDECGRGLALVVALADDWGVAPRQGPGKRVWVTLKTPDYGLLNVPRRLDGPRSPG from the coding sequence ATGAACCACGACTGTGACCAGCACATGAGGCTCCGCCTCCCCCGCCATCCCCGCAGCGTCGGCCGTGCGCGGGAGGCCCTGACCGGGCTCATGGGGCTGTCGGGCGAGTTCGGTGAGACCGCGGCGCTGCTGCTGTCGGAACTGGTCACCAACGCGTTGCGGCACGGGTCGCCGCCGGGGCGGGAGATCGTGGTGACCGTCCGCAGGGCCGACGGGCTGCTCCGGATGGAGGTCGAGGACGCGGGGGACTCGGTGCCCCGGCCGCGTACGCCGGACCCCGTCGACGAGTGCGGGCGCGGGCTCGCGCTGGTCGTCGCGCTCGCCGACGACTGGGGGGTGGCGCCGAGGCAGGGGCCGGGGAAGCGGGTCTGGGTGACGCTGAAGACGCCGGACTACGGACTACTGAATGTGCCGCGTCGCCTCGACGGGCCGCGTTCGCCGGGCTGA
- a CDS encoding FUSC family protein, with translation MISPRPDRPTTRPTVRLTPPEWLLSGLRPKPAPVPWAAVVRASVALAAPLAVGLAVGRPTYGALAAMGALSGVISDTAGAYRLRILTIAIPQLFGAIGVTLGTLVFGHGWLAVVALTLVALVSGMISSIGAVASVSGLLLLLNAVVGAGLQMPEPWWVAPLLLSCGGLFVLALSLLGWPFRGRVAERTAVADAYRASADLLESAGRQDTDGDYDGKRQAVTAALNEAYDLVLARRARDNGRRGPLVRLLSQLNVLIPLVEAAPAAHLRRRPLPDEIPAAVRELARAVEEGRLGGADLDLPPPGTPSERAVDAALRHAASVVHKPDPDPYNVDDRLGRPAALGVRIRRAGRDMLFSESSWRYGLRLALCIGLAQSLVSVIDVPRSYWVALTVTFVLKPDFGSVFSRGVLRALGTAAGLVVAAAVLGHVPRGWWDVPVMVVLAAFIPAVSAKSYGFQTAAITPVILLVSDVLNHEGFALVVPRLVDSLIGCAIALVAGYLLWPESWHTRIGDRLADAVEDTADYLAYAFGPTTGRTEAETAANQAERVRRRRVIYRDLSVVRTEFQRALTEPPPTGRRAAAWWPLVVALERIIDATTAARVRVNHGAAPPGAAEIADAEKQLRELAARVRSSVVLVDVREEWSASDEEGVLAPLRQELRAAQAITSQRR, from the coding sequence GTGATCTCTCCCCGTCCCGACCGGCCCACCACCCGGCCCACCGTCCGGCTCACGCCACCGGAGTGGCTGCTCAGCGGTCTGCGGCCGAAGCCCGCCCCCGTCCCCTGGGCGGCCGTCGTCCGCGCCTCCGTCGCGCTGGCCGCACCGCTCGCCGTGGGACTCGCCGTCGGCCGGCCCACGTACGGCGCCCTCGCCGCCATGGGCGCGCTGTCCGGGGTGATCAGCGACACCGCCGGCGCCTACCGGCTGCGGATACTGACCATCGCGATTCCCCAGCTCTTCGGCGCGATCGGCGTCACCCTCGGCACGCTCGTCTTCGGCCACGGCTGGCTCGCCGTCGTCGCGCTGACACTCGTCGCGCTCGTCTCCGGGATGATCTCCTCGATCGGCGCGGTGGCCTCGGTCTCCGGGCTGCTGCTGCTCCTCAACGCGGTCGTCGGCGCCGGTCTCCAGATGCCCGAGCCCTGGTGGGTGGCCCCGCTGCTGCTCTCCTGCGGCGGTCTCTTCGTGCTCGCCCTGTCCCTGCTCGGCTGGCCCTTCCGCGGCCGTGTCGCGGAGCGCACCGCCGTCGCCGACGCGTACCGCGCCTCGGCCGACCTGCTGGAGTCGGCGGGCCGGCAGGACACCGACGGGGATTACGACGGGAAGCGGCAGGCCGTCACCGCGGCGCTGAACGAGGCGTACGACCTCGTCCTCGCCCGCCGCGCCCGCGACAACGGCAGACGCGGCCCGCTCGTACGGCTGCTCTCGCAGCTCAACGTGCTCATCCCGCTCGTCGAGGCCGCGCCCGCCGCCCATCTGCGACGCCGCCCGCTGCCCGACGAGATCCCGGCCGCCGTCAGGGAGTTGGCGCGGGCGGTCGAGGAGGGCCGCCTCGGCGGCGCCGACCTCGACCTGCCGCCGCCCGGGACGCCCTCGGAGCGCGCCGTCGACGCCGCGCTGCGGCACGCCGCGTCCGTCGTGCACAAGCCCGACCCCGACCCGTACAACGTGGACGACCGCCTCGGCCGCCCCGCCGCCCTCGGCGTCCGGATCCGCCGCGCCGGGCGGGACATGCTGTTCAGCGAGTCGTCCTGGCGCTACGGGCTGCGCCTCGCGCTCTGCATCGGTCTCGCCCAGTCCCTGGTGTCGGTGATCGACGTGCCGCGCTCGTACTGGGTCGCGCTCACCGTCACCTTCGTCCTCAAGCCGGATTTCGGCTCGGTCTTCTCGCGCGGCGTCCTGCGCGCTCTCGGCACGGCGGCCGGTCTCGTGGTGGCCGCGGCCGTCCTGGGGCACGTGCCGCGCGGCTGGTGGGACGTGCCGGTGATGGTGGTGCTCGCCGCGTTCATCCCGGCGGTCTCGGCGAAGAGTTACGGCTTCCAGACGGCGGCCATCACACCGGTGATCCTGCTGGTCTCCGACGTGCTCAACCACGAGGGGTTCGCGCTGGTCGTGCCGCGTCTCGTGGACAGTCTCATCGGCTGCGCGATCGCGCTGGTCGCGGGCTATCTGCTCTGGCCGGAGAGCTGGCACACCCGGATCGGCGACCGGCTCGCGGACGCCGTGGAGGACACGGCGGACTACCTGGCGTACGCGTTCGGCCCGACCACCGGCCGTACGGAGGCGGAGACGGCGGCGAACCAGGCCGAGCGGGTGCGGCGCAGACGCGTCATCTACCGCGATCTGTCCGTCGTACGGACGGAGTTCCAGCGCGCGCTCACGGAGCCGCCGCCGACCGGCAGACGTGCCGCCGCCTGGTGGCCGCTGGTCGTGGCGCTGGAGCGGATCATCGACGCGACGACGGCGGCGCGGGTACGCGTCAACCACGGGGCGGCGCCGCCCGGCGCGGCCGAGATCGCGGACGCGGAGAAGCAGTTGCGGGAGCTGGCGGCGCGGGTGCGCTCCAGTGTGGTCCTGGTGGACGTGCGCGAGGAGTGGTCGGCGTCCGACGAGGAGGGCGTGCTGGCCCCGCTGCGGCAGGAGCTGCGCGCGGCGCAGGCGATCACCTCACAGCGCCGGTGA
- a CDS encoding NAD(P)H-dependent oxidoreductase, which yields MRQHCGSGTAAAPLRVAVIIGSTREGRLGEAVGRWFVERAAKRDELELSVVDLAAFDFPARYPDLPTGPMAEFTAEVDRAEAFVVVTPEYNRSFPASLKQAVDFAYDEWQTKPVAFVSYGHGSGGLYAVEGLRTVFTELHTVTLRNGVSINLFDCGDDVLDVDAAAEEHRDRAASVLLDQLAWWGLALREARAARPYIC from the coding sequence ATGCGACAGCACTGCGGGAGCGGCACGGCGGCGGCGCCGCTGCGCGTCGCGGTCATCATCGGCAGCACCCGCGAGGGCCGTCTCGGTGAGGCGGTCGGGCGGTGGTTCGTCGAGCGGGCCGCCAAGCGGGACGAGCTGGAGCTGTCGGTCGTCGACCTCGCCGCGTTCGACTTCCCCGCGCGCTATCCCGACCTGCCCACGGGGCCGATGGCGGAGTTCACGGCCGAGGTCGACCGCGCGGAGGCGTTCGTGGTGGTGACACCGGAGTACAACCGCTCGTTCCCCGCCTCCCTCAAGCAGGCCGTCGACTTCGCCTACGACGAGTGGCAAACGAAGCCGGTCGCTTTCGTCAGCTACGGCCACGGGTCCGGCGGGCTGTACGCGGTGGAGGGGCTGCGCACGGTCTTCACGGAGCTGCACACGGTCACCCTGCGCAACGGGGTGTCGATCAACCTCTTCGACTGCGGCGACGACGTCCTCGACGTCGACGCGGCGGCGGAGGAGCACAGGGACCGGGCGGCGAGCGTGCTGCTCGACCAGCTCGCGTGGTGGGGCCTGGCGCTGCGCGAGGCGCGGGCGGCCCGCCCGTACATCTGCTGA
- a CDS encoding ATP-binding cassette domain-containing protein: MSKDDLAIETTGLVKVFGSNRAVDGVDLAVPTGMVYGVLGPNGAGKTTVVRMLATLLRPDGGEARIFGKDVVRDAEAVRGRVALTGQYASVDEDLTGSENLILLGRLLGHTKPDARDRAGQLLNAFGLDEAAGRQVKNYSGGMRRRIDIAASILNTPDLLFLDEPTTGLDPRSRNQVWDIVRAVVSQGTTVLLTTQYLDEADQLASRIAVIDQGKVIAEGTKGDLKASVGSGAVHLRLRDAAQRPDARRVLAAALRADIVLDADPLALTATISGGGTEQGAAEQAGRALAELAHEGIVVDNFSLGQPSLDEVFLALTDKKKPSDDASRASFGKSTDVKEGAAA; this comes from the coding sequence ATGAGTAAAGACGACCTCGCGATCGAGACCACGGGGCTGGTGAAAGTCTTCGGCTCGAACCGCGCCGTGGACGGAGTCGATCTCGCCGTGCCGACGGGCATGGTCTACGGAGTACTCGGCCCGAACGGCGCGGGGAAGACCACCGTCGTACGGATGCTCGCCACGCTGCTTCGCCCCGACGGCGGCGAGGCCCGCATCTTCGGCAAGGACGTGGTGAGGGACGCCGAGGCGGTCCGCGGCCGGGTCGCGCTGACCGGGCAGTACGCGTCGGTGGACGAGGACCTGACCGGTTCGGAGAACCTGATCCTGCTCGGCAGGCTCCTCGGGCACACCAAGCCCGACGCGCGCGACCGCGCGGGGCAGTTGCTGAACGCGTTCGGTCTTGACGAGGCGGCGGGTCGGCAGGTCAAGAACTACTCGGGCGGTATGCGGCGCCGTATCGACATCGCCGCCTCCATCCTGAACACCCCTGACCTGCTCTTCCTGGACGAGCCGACGACCGGCCTCGACCCGCGCAGCCGTAACCAGGTGTGGGACATCGTGCGGGCCGTTGTCTCGCAGGGGACGACGGTGCTGCTGACGACGCAGTATCTGGACGAGGCCGACCAGCTGGCGTCCCGTATCGCCGTGATCGACCAGGGCAAGGTCATCGCCGAGGGCACGAAGGGCGACCTGAAGGCGTCGGTCGGTTCCGGCGCCGTCCATCTGCGGCTGCGCGACGCGGCCCAGCGGCCGGACGCCCGGCGGGTGCTGGCCGCCGCACTGCGCGCGGACATCGTGCTGGACGCGGACCCGCTCGCCCTCACCGCCACCATCAGCGGGGGCGGCACCGAACAGGGCGCGGCCGAGCAGGCCGGGCGCGCGCTCGCCGAGCTGGCCCACGAGGGGATCGTCGTGGACAACTTCTCCCTCGGTCAGCCCAGCCTGGACGAGGTCTTCCTCGCTCTCACCGACAAGAAGAAGCCGTCGGACGACGCGTCGCGTGCGTCGTTCGGCAAGAGCACCGATGTGAAGGAGGGGGCAGCGGCATGA
- a CDS encoding ABC transporter permease — MTTVATKTQDLDDLELTTPTADDLAALLVNKERPPRPSALSASMTFGWRAMLKIKHVPEQLFDVTVFPVMMVLMYAYLFGGALAGSVSAYIQFLLPGVMVMSVVMITMYSGVAVNTDIAKGVFDRFRTLPIWRPAPMVGYLLGDVMRYMIAAIVILGVGLAIGYRPDGGVLGIAAGVLLLLVFSFSFSWIWTMLGLMLRTEKSVMGVSMMVIMPLTFLSNVFVDPKTMPGWLQAFVNNSPVSELASAVRELMAGNWPAHDIAVTLGWSVGLVLVFGTWTMRLYNRK; from the coding sequence ATGACGACCGTAGCCACGAAGACCCAGGACCTCGACGACCTCGAACTCACCACGCCCACGGCGGACGACCTCGCCGCGCTGCTCGTGAACAAGGAACGGCCGCCGAGGCCCAGCGCGCTCTCCGCGTCGATGACCTTCGGCTGGCGGGCGATGCTGAAGATCAAGCACGTGCCCGAGCAGCTCTTCGACGTGACCGTCTTCCCGGTCATGATGGTGCTGATGTACGCGTATCTGTTCGGTGGTGCGCTGGCGGGGTCGGTCTCCGCGTACATCCAGTTCCTGCTGCCCGGCGTCATGGTGATGAGCGTCGTGATGATCACGATGTACTCGGGCGTCGCGGTCAACACCGACATAGCCAAGGGCGTCTTCGACCGGTTCCGCACGCTCCCGATCTGGCGCCCGGCCCCGATGGTCGGCTATCTGCTCGGTGACGTGATGCGCTACATGATCGCCGCGATAGTGATCCTGGGCGTGGGCCTGGCCATCGGCTACCGGCCCGACGGCGGTGTGCTCGGCATCGCGGCGGGAGTGCTGCTGCTGCTCGTCTTCTCCTTCTCGTTCTCGTGGATCTGGACGATGCTCGGCCTGATGCTGCGCACCGAGAAGTCGGTGATGGGCGTCAGCATGATGGTGATCATGCCGCTGACGTTCCTGAGCAACGTCTTCGTCGACCCGAAGACGATGCCGGGCTGGCTCCAGGCATTCGTCAACAACAGCCCCGTCTCCGAACTCGCCAGCGCGGTGCGTGAGTTGATGGCGGGCAACTGGCCGGCCCACGACATCGCGGTGACGCTCGGCTGGTCGGTCGGACTGGTGCTCGTCTTCGGCACCTGGACGATGCGGCTCTACAACCGCAAGTGA